In a single window of the Nilaparvata lugens isolate BPH chromosome 1, ASM1435652v1, whole genome shotgun sequence genome:
- the LOC111045460 gene encoding tudor domain-containing protein 1, which translates to MGLALPDSHIQDRLFKQQTLLESLMGTKNISPKGDTTTAKHADEKSEGSVKSESETSSSLLSSGAISKKKKESKNKKQASQYVTPDISDWLPPEPLHSLKFDTSASYVDMDANIYIQDTTSADTLRIIGATLQTKYENSRPSPHDSFWSAGQLCVAKYHADQKWYRGKVMEVLADNRYRVVMVDYGNVEEVKAADMRKNLLMTQVPRQCHPCALKRVKPLSDDGKWPTTVLDQIYGYVVDRQCAVELAGTCGDYSVVDIEVLPGESLIGLLIRLNCAVLTDTNGNARDDDDDSSSSSSSCSSEEVLIEKEIEAATTDDSDAKKSAVSTKSSDDQESETMANQVRICETIPPTFADLTIEGPNPNPAALKSSWLDIMEEEQNKALMDQYRVIEPRYKPLVIPPHIEEIEVEATAIISATTFFFGLVTETADVKMKRVEFTKMQAEMQEIAQDLPLIEMPTEKQVCCSKFQHDGYWYRAEILKVKDKTCILKFVDYGNCECISINEIHELKPEWLNIPIQGALMTLYNLRMAPNVDVKDCAKALNKCIFDKTLTAKIKNYNPLLVEVFTQDGKSVNEELTSQPFYMQID; encoded by the exons ATGGGGTTGGCGCTGCCCGACTCTCACAT TCAAGACCGATTATTCAAACAACAAACTCTGCTAGAATCTTTAATGGGCACCAAGAATATTTCTCCCAAAGGCGATACAACAACAGCAAAACATGCTGACGAAAAATCTGAAGGATCT gtaaaGAGTGAATCTGAAACGTCTTCATCATTACTGTCCTCGGGAGCtatttctaagaagaagaaggaaagcaAGAATAAGAAGCAAGCTAGTCAGTATGTGACTCCGGACATTTCGGACTGGCTACCACCTGAACCACTGCATTCGCTCAAGTTTGACACATCGGCATCCTATGTCGATATGGACGCTAACATCTACATTCAGGATACTACGA GTGCGGACACACTGCGCATAATCGGCGCTACGCTGCAGACCAAATACGAGAACTCGCGTCCCTCGCCGCACGACTCGTTCTGGAGCGCCGGCCAGCTGTGCGTGGCCAAGTACCACGCCGACCAAAAGTGGTACCGCGGCAAGGTGATGGAGGTGCTCGCCGACAACCGCTACCGGGTGGTCATGGTCGACTATGGCAACGTGGAGGAGGTGAAGGCAGCAGACATGCGCAAGAACCTGCTCATGACTCAGGTGCCCCGCCAGTGTCATCCATGCGCCTTGAAGCGTGTCAAACCG CTTTCAGATGACGGAAAATGGCCTACTACGGTATTGGATCAGATATATGGGTATGTAGTCGATCGGCAGTGTGCGGTTGAGCTGGCGGGCACTTGTGGTGATTATTCG GTTGTAGACATAGAAGTGTTACCGGGCGAGAGTCTAATCGGTCTGCTGATCAGACTGAACTGCGCAGTGTTGACTGACACAAATGGAAATGccagagatgatgatgatgacagtaGCTCATCGAGCAGCAGCTGCAGCAGCGAAGAGGTGCTGATTGAGAAGGAAATAGAGGCTGCGACAACTGATGACTCGGACGCCAAGAAGTCTGCCGTCTCAACAAAAAGCTCCGACGACCAGGAAAGCGAGACTATGGCCAACCAGGTGAGGATCTGCGAAACGATCCCCCCGACTTTTGCCGATCTCACTATTGAGGGGCCCAACCCAAACCCGGCCGCCCTGAAGAGCTCTTGGCTGGATATTATGGAAGAGGAGCAAAATAAG gCTCTCATGGATCAATACAGAGTAATTGAGCCAAGATATAAGCCACTAGTAATTCCGCCTcatattgaagaaattgaagttgaagccactgccattatatctgCTACAACATTCTTCTTCGGTCTTGTAACTGAAACAGCAGATGTCAAG ATGAAAAGAGTTGAATTCACAAAAATGCAAGCAGAAATGCAGGAAATCGCTCAGGACCTTCCGCTCATAGAAATGCCAACTGAAA AACAAGTTTGCTGTTCCAAGTTTCAACATGATGGCTATTGGTACAGAGCAGAAATTTTGAAAGTAAAAGACAAAACAtgcatattgaaatttgtcgaCTATGGAAATTGCGAATGCATCTCGATCAATGA GATTCACGAACTGAAGCCTGAGTGGCTGAATATTCCTATCCAAGGCGCCCTGATGACTCTGTACAATTTGCGTATGGCTCCCAACGTCGACGTCAAAGATTGCGCCAAAGCTCTCAACAAATGTATCTTTGATAAGACACTTACCGCCAAAATAAAG AATTACAATCCTCTGCTTGTGGAAGTTTTTACACAAGATGGAA